Part of the Sorghum bicolor cultivar BTx623 chromosome 1, Sorghum_bicolor_NCBIv3, whole genome shotgun sequence genome, TCGGTtaagttattattattatctacAATAGGTGCTAGTTCTGTTTAACTGTGATTTAACTTATGCTTGATATTTAAATTTAGTTATGTTCTAAGATCTCAAACTACAGTGAAGTTTATGTGGATCAATTAGTCTATCACATGCCACAGACATCAGATGGATTCTCTTTGTAAAGTCGAATGCCTTGTTAAACATTATCTGACTAGTTTTGTATGCATCATGATGCAGGAGCTTTTCTCTGAGCTAGGTGATCTGAAGCGCTACTCCATAAATTATGATCGAAGTGGCAGGTCTAAGGTGCAGATGCTATCTTATGATCTTTTACCTGTCTCTTACACCTAATTTTTGGGTCTCTTACATTTGTTGTACCTTGTACCTCACAGGGTACAGCAGAAGTTGTATTCGCAAGGCGTTCTGATGCTGTAGCGGCAGTTAAGAAGTATAACAATGTCCAACTTGATGGTAAGCCCATGAAGATAGAGATAGTTGGGACCAATACTCCAACTGCAGCTGCTGCTCTTCCAGTCTCTAATGGTGGCCATGCTAGGAATGCTGCGAGGAGGTATATTTCTCATCCGCTTGTTCATCCTGAATCAATATCATCTGTAGGGGCATGTTTGGCAGTATTCAAAATTACTAGCGATTATCATGTTTTAATTATTCATTGTTATATCAATTGTGTCAAAGAAAGCTCTCCTGTCCAGTTCCAACTCATCTCTGTCAATCTAACACGGCAAATAAAATGATACGATTTTGTTATATAACAGCTATTGTTTATAAGTGCGTAATGATCATTCTCATTGTACAGTAGGCTATTTTGAAATGGGATAAACTTAAGTCATGAAAATTTATGTGTTTGTATCATTCTTATAGTTCATCTAATAAAATTTTGATGTCAGTGGATATTTCTGTAGTTGATTAACCTTTTTTTAGGCAAAAACTGGGGGGGGGAGATCCCCACAGTACATTTTCAATTTACCTTGGTAAAATTTTGATGTTATAGTTCATCTAATAAAATTTATCTATATATAAATGCCATGTTTCTTATTTCTTTGTTAAATGTGGACTTATGTATAATTTATCTTCACCTATATATAGATGCCATGTTTCTTATTTCTTTTTAATCTAGCCTATTCTCATTATATAATGTTTACTAAATATCATTTAAATATCACAGTGCACCTAGGGGTGCCGCCCCAGCAGGTATGCCGCAGCGTAGACCCCATCAGAGGggtgggaggcgtggtggtggatCTGGTGGTGGTCGTCGTGGCAAAGAGCGCAGCACGCCGAAGTCGGCTGAAGAACTTGATGCTGACTTGGAGAAGTATCATGCTGATGCGATGCAGACCAACTAAATACTTTCACAAATTTGATATTTGGCATCAAATATGAAGCGCATTAGTCCTTTCATTCCAGCTGTTTGTGCTACTATGTTCAGGGGACAACAAACCTTATGTTTGTGGGGGGTATTGCTTTACTGAATTTTTGTGGGTTTTATGTGTCACAATAGAACTAGAGTTGGGTGATGCTGAACACTTCTATGGAAATTACTTGGTTGCCTTTAGTTTCTGTACCTAATG contains:
- the LOC8084918 gene encoding THO complex subunit 4A, producing the protein MAETLDMTLDDIIKNNKKSNSSSGGGRRSRGGSAPGGGGGGGSGGVGPTRRPFKRAGNRQAPYQPPKAPDVAWQHDMYPAVAAGGGGGGRVSALETGTKLYISNLDFGVSNEDIKELFSELGDLKRYSINYDRSGRSKGTAEVVFARRSDAVAAVKKYNNVQLDGKPMKIEIVGTNTPTAAAALPVSNGGHARNAARSAPRGAAPAGMPQRRPHQRGGRRGGGSGGGRRGKERSTPKSAEELDADLEKYHADAMQTN